A region from the Stygiolobus caldivivus genome encodes:
- a CDS encoding S-methyl-5-thioribose-1-phosphate isomerase translates to MVSVKEVKEMFKPKLKPIIWDDNENKLTVLDQSVLPFQKVFVELRTPEDVADAIRLMKVRGAPAIGITAAYGMVLAVLRAENLNDVIKLMHDAKSVMDKARPTAVNLSWATSYMLNRAREYIEKGEAKDVKELITLLKKDANKIFDDELEAEIQMGLYGLEKLNPGDVVLTQCNAGGLATGTGLGTALAPVKLAHILGIDVSVIAPETRPWLQGSRLTVYELMEEGIPVTLITDTAVGLVMYKKMVNSAMVGADRILADGHVYNKIGTFKEAVIAHEMGIPFYVLAPVSTFDLKSSVDNVKIEERDPDEVRTVRGVPIAPENVKVFNPVFDVTPPKYITAIITEKGVIYPPFDKNVRKIIEK, encoded by the coding sequence ATGGTATCGGTAAAAGAAGTTAAAGAGATGTTCAAACCGAAGCTTAAACCAATAATATGGGATGATAATGAAAACAAACTAACAGTCCTTGATCAGTCTGTACTACCTTTTCAAAAGGTATTTGTTGAGCTAAGGACTCCAGAAGACGTTGCAGACGCAATAAGATTAATGAAAGTCAGAGGTGCACCCGCAATAGGTATAACAGCTGCTTATGGGATGGTATTAGCTGTTTTAAGGGCTGAAAACCTAAACGACGTCATAAAACTCATGCATGACGCTAAATCGGTAATGGATAAGGCTAGACCAACAGCTGTTAATTTATCTTGGGCTACGTCATATATGCTAAACCGAGCAAGAGAATATATAGAAAAGGGTGAAGCTAAAGACGTCAAGGAACTAATAACCCTCCTAAAGAAAGACGCTAATAAGATCTTTGATGACGAGCTAGAAGCTGAAATACAGATGGGGCTATATGGGCTCGAAAAGCTCAACCCCGGAGATGTAGTCCTTACCCAATGCAACGCAGGGGGACTTGCTACAGGTACTGGGTTAGGCACGGCTCTAGCCCCGGTTAAGCTCGCACATATACTCGGGATAGACGTATCCGTGATAGCCCCTGAGACGAGGCCTTGGTTACAAGGGAGTAGGTTAACAGTCTACGAACTGATGGAAGAAGGGATACCGGTAACACTAATCACGGACACAGCTGTAGGTCTGGTCATGTATAAGAAAATGGTTAACAGTGCTATGGTAGGTGCGGATAGGATCTTAGCTGATGGTCATGTATACAATAAGATTGGTACCTTTAAAGAGGCTGTAATAGCCCATGAAATGGGTATACCTTTTTACGTCCTTGCCCCCGTGTCCACTTTCGACCTGAAGAGTTCGGTAGATAATGTAAAGATAGAGGAAAGAGATCCTGATGAAGTCAGGACTGTTAGAGGGGTCCCAATAGCACCGGAAAACGTAAAGGTTTTCAACCCAGTCTTCGATGTGACACCGCCTAAATATATTACAGCAATTATAACCGAAAAAGGGGTAATATATCCACCTTTTGATAAAAATGTAAGGAAAATTATTGAAAAATGA
- the xerA gene encoding site-specific tyrosine recombinase/integron integrase → MKLQLGSADPYTPDPFNDFINALTISGASDNTIRIYSIAIKDFLDFIKKDPREVTSADLNSWIMNILRRETRDKSADNSIEKRRKKTVTARLYVIAVLRFLKWLGKDVKPTIPRVRRLEVKALTEDQIEVLMKNLRRTRDKLIISLLLDTGLRAKELLSVKVSDVNLSNRSIVVRNTKNGETRVVFFTEKTAKLLLVYLEKYRPKKDDRLFDLSYYALYRKLKRLGKKLGVDLRPHILRHTFATNAIRKGVPLPIVQRLLGHKDIRTTQIYTHLVNTDIEEMYKKIFG, encoded by the coding sequence ATGAAACTCCAGTTAGGGAGTGCTGACCCTTATACTCCCGACCCGTTCAACGACTTTATTAACGCTCTAACTATATCGGGTGCGAGTGATAACACCATAAGAATATATTCTATAGCTATAAAAGATTTTCTAGATTTTATTAAAAAAGATCCCAGAGAGGTGACTTCAGCCGACCTCAACTCTTGGATTATGAATATTTTGAGGCGAGAAACTAGAGATAAATCTGCCGATAACAGTATCGAGAAGAGACGTAAAAAGACAGTAACTGCTAGGTTGTATGTGATCGCGGTGTTAAGGTTCCTAAAATGGTTGGGGAAAGACGTTAAACCCACTATTCCTAGGGTAAGGAGGTTAGAAGTTAAGGCGTTAACCGAAGATCAGATAGAAGTACTTATGAAAAACTTGAGAAGGACTAGAGATAAGCTTATAATTTCCTTACTACTGGACACGGGTTTACGTGCTAAAGAGTTACTTTCGGTTAAGGTATCTGATGTTAACCTGAGTAACAGAAGTATAGTAGTTAGGAATACTAAGAACGGTGAAACCAGAGTAGTCTTCTTTACGGAGAAGACGGCTAAGTTACTCTTAGTATATTTAGAGAAGTATAGGCCCAAGAAAGACGACCGTTTATTCGACTTATCCTATTATGCTCTATATAGAAAATTAAAAAGGCTCGGAAAGAAGCTCGGGGTCGACCTTAGACCTCACATATTAAGGCATACGTTCGCTACTAATGCTATAAGGAAAGGTGTCCCGTTGCCCATAGTCCAGAGGCTACTGGGTCATAAAGACATAAGGACGACACAGATATATACTCACTTGGTCAACACAGACATTGAGGAAATGTACAAAAAAATATTCGGCTAA